The Camelus dromedarius isolate mCamDro1 chromosome 1, mCamDro1.pat, whole genome shotgun sequence genome has a window encoding:
- the LOC105093666 gene encoding centrin-4, protein MASSYRTISDQWKKRAAKIELNETQKQEIKEAFDLFDVDGSGTIDVKELKIAMQALGFEPKKEEIKKMIAEIDKEGVGTISFEDFFAIMSVKMSEKDDKEEILKAFKLFDDDDTGSISLNNIKRVAKELGENLTDDELQEMLDEADHDGDGEINEEEFLRMMKKTTLY, encoded by the exons ATG GCATCCAGCTACCGCACAATTTCAGACCAATGGAAGAAAAGAGCAGCAAAAATTGAATTGAATGAAACCCAAAAGCAAGAAATTAAAGAGGCCTTTGATTTATTTGATGTTGATGGGTCTGGAACCATAGATGTGAAAGAATTGAAG ATTGCAATGCAGGCCTTAGGATTTgaaccaaagaaagaagaaattaaaaaaatgatagctGAAATCGACAAAGAAGGAGTTGGCACCATtagttttgaagatttttttgcCATAATGAGTGTAAAAATG agtgaaaaagatgacaaagaagaaatactGAAGGCTTTCAAATTATTTGATGATGATGACACTGGAAGCATATCACTAAACAATATCAAGAGGGTTGCTAAGGAACTGGGGGAAAATTTAACAGATGATGAACTTCAg GAAATGCTTGATGAAGCTGATCATGATGGGGATGgagaaataaatgaggaagaaTTTTTGAGAATGATGAAAAAGACCACTCTTTATTAA
- the BBS12 gene encoding Bardet-Biedl syndrome 12 protein: MVMACRVINKRRHVGLQQLSSFAETGRTFLGPVKSSKFVIDEECHESVLISSTGRLLESLDLTSAVGQLLNEAVQAQNNTYRTGTSTLLCLVGAWSSAAEECLHLGVPISLIVSVMSEGLNSCIEEIVSLQVPIQNVFDCIDNTKTFSGLETLNVSLYPFLQIPSDTGLMQKKHDLKDVASQSLVIYSLPGRPVKSPKLFGPQAKVEADKNTSQTPQTLGNSLLADTHCRRSVLTHSRHFSRADNNQRISKPDGFLEQHSAATLKTYRCNDLLELEVGLSHGDDSSMKLVDEAVRLQYQNAGVQQGGRAVPFLFDISGIFTCCLPGLPETLSCVCPGYVTVVSISRTALIEELQKQPIRVVLVEGDLTENYRHLGFNKPANIKTVSESMKVEPDSSEELWTNHVLQVLIKFNVNLVLSQGNVSECLIEKCTHSKRLVVGSVNGSVMQAFAEASGAVQVAYITQVNENCVGSGVCVTFWRSIPFDAVDGTSRMAILLKTEGMNLVTVVLTSPVTAQMQTKEDRFWACAYRLHYALKEQKVLLGGGAVEFLCLSHLQILAEQSLHKGNQDSSGWFHNTSSWLASSLALYRPTVLKCLAEGWHRYLSTLLCNTASYSSEFEANTFIQHHLQNAADSGSPSSYILNEYSKQKSGIFNSGISNKLEQIPSVYDIVTPKIEAWRRALDLVLLVLQTDSEIITGLGRTQIKSQDSEGFLFL, from the coding sequence ATGGTGATGGCTTGCAGGGTCATAAACAAAAGAAGGCATGTGGGACTTCAACAACTTTCATCATTTGCAGAAACTGGAAGGACTTTCCTCGGCCCAGTAAAATCATCCAAATTTGTAATCGATGAAGAGTGTCATGAAAGTGTGTTGATCAGTTCAACAGGAAGGCTTCTTGAAAGTCTGGATTTAACCAGTGCTGTGGGACAGCTTCTCAATGAAGCAGTTCAAGCACAAAATAACACATACAGAACTGGAACCAGTACACTTTTGTGTCTTGTTGGTGCGTGGAGCAGTGCTGCGGAAGAATGTCTTCATTTGGGTGTCCCTATTTCATTAATAGTGTCTGTAATGTCAGAAGGCTTAAATTCATGCATTGAAGAGATAGTTTCCCTGCAAGTACCAATCCAGAATGTATTTGACTGTATCGACAACACAAAGACATTTTCTGGACTTGAAACACTTAATGTCAGTTTGTACCCTTTTCTACAAATCCCTTCAGATACTGGtttaatgcagaaaaagcacgATCTCAAAGATGTTGCCTCACAGTCATTGGTCATATACAGTCTTCCTGGGAGACCAGTTAAATCACCTAAACTCTTTGGGCCTCAGGCTAAGGTTGAAGCAGATAAAAACACATCACAGACTCCTCAAACTCTGGGAAACAGTCTTCTTGCAGACACCCACTGCAGAAGGTCAGTACTAACCCACAGTAGGCATTTTAGCAGAGCAGATAATAACCAACGGATAAGCAAACCGGATGGATTTCTAGAGCAACATAGTGCAGCCACACTCAAGACTTACAGATGTAATGACTTGTTAGAGTTGGAGGTGGGTTTGAGTCATGGAGATGACAGCAGCATGAAATTAGTAGATGAAGCAGTGCGGCTGCAGTATCAGAACGCAGGTGTGCAACAGGGCGGCCGTGCAGTGCCGTTTCTGTTTGACATATCAGGAATCTTCACTTGCTGCCTACCAGGTTTACCGGAAACTTTGTCTTGTGTCTGTCCAGGATATGTCACTGTTGTGTCAATATCTAGGACTGCTCTGATCGAGGAATTGCAGAAGCAGCCTATCCGGGTAGTTCTCGTTGAGGGTGACCTCACAGAGAATTATCGCCACCTGGGATTTAACAAGCCTGCAAATATTAAAACAGTATCAGAAAGCATGAAGGTTGAACCAGACAGCTCAGAAGAACTGTGGACAAATCATGTGTTACAGGTATTAATCAAGTTCAATGTGAACCTCGTTCTGTCACAAGGAAATGTATCTGAATGCCTGATTGAAAAATGCACACACAGTAAGCGGTTGGTCGTTGGGTCAGTGAATGGCAGTGTGATGCAAGCTTTTGCAGAGGCTTCAGGAGCGGTACAGGTGGCCTACATCACACAAGTGAATGAAAACTGTGTGGGCAGTGGGGTCTGTGTGACCTTCTGGAGAAGCATTCCCTTCGATGCTGTAGATGGGACCAGCAGAATGGCAATCTTGTTAAAGACAGAAGGAATGAACTTGGTTACAGTAGTGCTCACTAGCCCAGTCACTGCCCAGATGCAGACCAAAGAAGACAGGTTCTGGGCTTGTGCCTATCGTCTGCATTATGCTCTAAAAGAGCAAAAGGTCCTCCTTGGAGGTGGCGCAGTTGAATTTTTGTGCCTTAGCCATCTTCAAATTCTCGCGGAGCAATCTCTGCATAAAGGAAACCAAGACTCTTCAGGATGGTTTCATAATACTTCCTCTTGGCTGGCCTCATCCCTGGCGCTATACAGACCGACTGTGCTTAAATGCCTGGCCGAAGGATGGCACAGATACCTTTCAACTCTCCTGTGTAACACTGCCAGTTACTCATCAGAATTTGAAGCCAACACATTCATTCAGCATCATCTACAAAATGCTGCAGACTCTGGCTCTCCTTCATCTTACATCTTGAATGAATATAGTAAACAAAAGAGTGGAATTTTTAATTCAGGCATTTCAAATAAACTGGAACAGATTCCAAGCGTTTATGACATTGTTACACCAAAGATTGAGGCATGGCGCCGAGCTTTGGATTTAGTATTGTTAGTACTTCAGACAGACAGTGAAATTATTACTGGACTTGGACGCACACAGATAAAATCACAAGACTCAgagggctttttatttttatag